Genomic segment of Methanonatronarchaeum thermophilum:
CAAAAAAATACGATGAAAAATTTGGGAAATTATGGTAAACCAAAAAAATCCATATTTTTATATAAATACCATAATTTTTTACCTATAGAAAAATAAATTCAGAAGCAATATGGAATTCAAAAAAGATGTTTTAAGATTTTCTCATAAAGTAGGTTTAGATGGTATTTTAAGTAGGATTTATGACGACATTTCAAATAATATTCCCAAAGTAGATGAAGAAATTAAAGAATTTAAATTAGAAGGAGATTATCGAGGTAAAGTCTTTTTTCCAGCTATAGAAGGCCATATGTTGAGCCATATGTATAGAAAATGTATTTTAGCTCACGCTTTTAAAACCAAAAGATATAAACCTTTTTTTTTACTTTGTGATGGGAAACTAGATTTATGCCACTGTAAAGAACTAGTTATGGATAATAAAGCTGCTTGTTCTTTATGTATCAATCGAGGAAAAGAATGGTGTAAAAGATTCGGTATTGAAACTAATTTTATTACGGATTTTTTGCCCGAAAAAAGCTCTAATGAAAGTATAGATAAAGATATTATATCTAAAGATATGTCGGAATACAAAGATGTTCCAATAGATAATTATGTTGAAGCCTCTACACGTCGGTATTTAAGAAGATATACTATTGATTTATCCAATAAAAAAAATGAGAAAGTTTATAACAGACTTTTCAGGAGTGGAATAATCTGTGTGGATGTTGCTGAAAAGATATTTAAAAATCATTCTTTTGTCGCTACAATCGCTAGTCATCCAGCTTATATATATGGTGGCATATTTATGGAAGTTTCTAAAAAAAATGATGTTCCAGCGTATTCTCATTCAGGCGGATATAGGGAAAACCATATTATATTCGGTCGAATCAGTAATAGATCTCCGATGGCTCAGTTTTCGGATAAAAAAATAATTAAAAAACATTTGTCAGAAAAAATTTCATCTGAAGAGAATAAATGGGTAAAAGAACATTATAAAAATCGTTCTGAAGGTAAAACAGGCACAGATTACACAAAATATGCATCAAATAGTAAAAAAATCGAATCTGATAAAACCAAAATAGGTCTATTTACTAATCTAATGTGGGATGGTTCTTTAAGTGCTGAAAACATCGTTTTTGATAGTCCATTTAAATGGCTAGAAACCACTATAGACTATTTCTCTAAATCTAATTCTAAAAAACTAATAATTAAAACACACCCCGCAGAAAAGATACGTGGAACAAAAGAGGATGTATTAAGTTGGATATCAAATAGATATGACTTATCAAACGAAAAATACTCTAACATAAGCGTATTAGAACCAGATACTGATGTAAACCCATACAGTTTAATTGAAACACTAGATGCTGGAATAGTATATAACTCAACTATAGGCCTAGAAATGGCATTTAATGAGGTTCCAGTAATTGTAGTAGGTGATACACACTACAGAGGTCTTGGATTTACATACGACCCCAATGATATCAAAGAATATAAAAAATATATAGAAAACACCGAACAGCTTAAAATGAATAAAAAAATGACTAAATTAGCAAAAAGATATTTTTACTTCCTATTCAACAAAAAACACATAGAATTTAACATTCATAAATATGACGATGGGGAAAAAAATATAAAAAGCAAAATAAAAAAGAAAGGGATTACAAAGAACAGTGATTTAAACTTAATTACATCCAAAATTATTTCAAATAAACCAGTAATAAAATCAATATAAACATAAATGAACTCATTATTCCAATCAAAAAATCACACTATAGCGCTTCATTTTTAATTAACGATTTCCATATATTAACATCTAATTATTTCTAGTTTCATTACAACATATCACTCATTATTTTTAAAATAACCTATTTTTTCACTTAGTTGATATTTAGACAATTTTTACTAATTTCCCAAACCAAGTGTGGGTTTTCATTCAATACTTAAGTATGTAAGTATGCGTATACTATTATCCCTATACTAATTTTGTTTACAAAAAAAATTTAAATAATAAAAATTAAGTCTAAAGTATGGCTTCGATTAATTTATATGACAAGGTTCAAATCAATCTAATAGGAAATTCTAATTCAATAATAAACCTAAAAAAATATTTCAGTTATTTTGAAGGGGAATCTGAAAGCCCAGATTTTAAGATAGATATCAAGCCTATAGAAAGTTTACCAAAAATAGAGAAAAATTTAGGATCAACTTTTGCGGTTGCTGGTGAATACGTAGTTATAAAAGAAAATCAAAGATCTCCAATTCTTTTAAACCGAGATTTAAATGAAATTTTGATTAGCCCAGATACTAGTCATACATACTTATCAAAATTTATTGAATATCCTTTAAGAAAAAGCCTAATTAAAGATGACCTAGCAATGATCCATGCAGCTTCAGTAAAAATTAAAGGTGAAACTTTATGTTTTCCTGCATGGAGAAATACAGGTAAAACCAATACTCTTTTGAGTTTGCTTAAAAAGGATGCGAAACTTATTTCAGACGATAGAGTTTGGATAGATTCTAAAGGGAATATTATGGCTTACCCTTTAGCAATACATATGGGGGAGTATAATTATGAAGCATTTCCTGAACTAAAAGATAATAATTATTTAAGGAAAAAACAAAAGCAACTGGGAAAAAAAATTAAAAATGTTTGTAGCGAAAATGGAAACCTACAAGAAAAAGGTTTCTTTAAAAAAGCCTTATGGTTTACCTCTGATTTTTATTTGGACACAAGTCATAAAAAGATATACAGCTTAAAAGATTTACCTATTAATCTAAATGTAGAATATAGCTCAAAAATTGATAAAGTTATTTTACTCCAATCTAATGTTGATATTGAACCCAATGAGATGGAAAAAACTCCAGCAAAACCAAAAAATATATTAAAAGCTATAGAAGCAATCAATGAATATGAGTGGAATAATTCTATCCGTACTTACATAAAAGTAATTGACTATTTCTTTCCCAATAAAAATCTTCAAGATGAATTTAGTATTATTGAAAAAAGAGAAAATGAAATATTCTCAAACATGTTAGAAACAATTAATTTATTTGAATTAAATCTACCAGAAAAAAGTTTTTGGGCCCAAAATAATTCAAAAATGCTTATTTACGAAGCTATAAAATAGTAAGATAGCGGGTAGAAGGGGGTTTTTTAGGTGTTAAATCTATTTCAGACGTTTAAAAACTACATAAAAAATCATAGCTATAATTTGAAAAAATATAAAGACGGGTACAAAGCTCCTATAAATTTATTTAAAGTTATTTGGATAGATTCTGATGAAATAAAGAGAGAGAGAGTAGATTGAAAAGCCCGTATTTTAATGCAAAAATCCCTTTTGGTACAATTCAAGGAGGGAATTGGGATAAAAAAGACTTTCAGAAATATACATTAGCTCATTATGAATATAAATATTATAAATTAATACATTCAAATGACATACGTAATACAGTTTTTTTCAAATCTCTAAAAAATCATTATATAAAAAACATCCCATGGGAAAAAACCATTTTTTTTAAAAAAATTTATAAATTAATTCAAAACAACGTTTACTTTTATAAAAACATAAAAAACATAAAGACCTTAAAAAAACACTTTAAATACTTAGATAGATTATATCAAAGTATAAAAACAAAAGGATTAAAAAGTCAAAAACAATTAAAAAGAGCTCCACAAAAAGAGATAAAAGTTGATATAAGTAGAAATGGAAAGTACCTAATAAGAGGAGGAAGACATAGGATTTGTATCTCAAAAATACTTGATATAGCTAAAATACCCGTAGTAATAGTAGCAAGACATAGAAAGTGGATCAAAAAAAGAGAATATGCCTATAAAAATAATTTAAAATACCATCCTGATTTCAATGAATTCTCCCAATAAATTAATATTGATATTATCTATTTATATTATCTATTTATAGAATTTCAAAATATAAAGGAGGAAACTAATTGTATTTTCTACCAGAAATCAAAACAAAATTAGAATTATTAAAATTTAAAACAGAGATGGAACTCAAATATTTTATAAACAAGCACTTATATCGCTCTTCACTTAGGCATAATCCTAAAGAGGTTTTTTGGATTAATCCAAAAGGTATATTAGAAGTATGTTTATATAGTTTTACACCCTTTCAACGAAATATCGGTGACATCAAAGGTGGAGATTGGGATTTAAAAAAAATTAAATTGGAAAAACACCCAACCTACTATGGCTTAAAACAGAAATTTTGTTACGGATTTGCGTGGGAAGAAACTACATATTATAAGTATTGCATTAATAACCTAAAAAAAAGAGGCCACGTTTTTGGTTGTACTGATAAAAACGAATTGTACAATAGATTTAAATTTGTTGAAAAAATGTATAAAGATGTAAAAAATAATGGATACAAAACTAAAAATGAAGCTAAATTATTAGATAGTCGAAATAAAAGTTTTAATAAATTCGAAATTTTAGTGAGCATTTCAAGAGATGGAAAATTATTACTGAATGACGGTATCCACAGACTATTTATTTCTAATCACTTAAATATCGAGAAGATACCTGTACAAATTCTAGTTATTCATAAAGATATAACTAAAGAATCTAAATTTAAAGACATAAATCATTTTATGCATAGCTTTACATGAAAAATGTTTTAGGATTACAAATCATTATCATAGATTTTTAAACCGATAGAACAACTAAAGCCATTTTAGATACTTAAAAACTTTCAATCCTAATTATTATTGCTATTTTTCTGCCATGGTATTAAAGATCAAGTACATATGACAAAAAACTTAGTAAATTATTAGTTATATTCTTAGCATTTAACGATAATCGTAATGATAATCAATATATACTGAATCACTGATGCTGTCTACTTTAGATAAAATTGATTTATTAGTTCCAACTAAAAATTTCAGCCAATGTTAGTTATTTTTATATTATTTATAACCTAACCTTAAATTTTATTTAGCAAATAGGACTTATTTCAATTCTTTTTATACGTCTGGACTGGCCATTGAAATATAGGCCTCAATTTAAAAATTATCTCACTCTAATATAGCGATTCATTTTGATTTTTATTTTATTGCAGAATATTTTATTTAAATTGAAATTTCTGTTTAATAGATTCCTACCAAAAATATTAAATACATATTTAATAAAGAAAATATAATTCAAATTTAATAAGCATAAGTCTTTAAAAGAAACTTAAAAGTATATAAAGAGCTTCTTTAGAAAAATATAATACCATTTATTAAATATAATAGAGTTTGCCAATATCCTCATGATGACTATTATCTTATAAAGCCCATGGTAAAGAGTATTCTACTGAAATTTATAAATGATTGTTTTTCAATTAAAAATAATTATCATTAATCCGAAAAAATTACTAGATCTTTATAAATTATTGCCAAATTAGTTAATAAGCCTACAAAATAATTCATTTTTTGAATAGTCATAAAGACTCAATTTACAAAAAAATCTTTTCTTTTAAAACTCTAAACATATTTTCAAAGAATATAAGAAAGAAGTTTATTAACCTATTCTTAAACAAGTGTATACAAAAAGATTATGAATAGATTCTTAAAGTGTTTTTTTGTTTCTTAGTTTTTTCATTACTTTTTCTTCGTTTTCGTATACGGTTTTTTCTTCATTTCCGAGCATTTTTGGTATGTTTTTGACATCTCGTATAAGCCTTCTTAGTCCTGGTCTATCTAGGCTTGCGGATTGGTCGCTTCCCCACATTGCCCGATCTATTG
This window contains:
- a CDS encoding capsular polysaccharide export protein, LipB/KpsS family, which translates into the protein MEFKKDVLRFSHKVGLDGILSRIYDDISNNIPKVDEEIKEFKLEGDYRGKVFFPAIEGHMLSHMYRKCILAHAFKTKRYKPFFLLCDGKLDLCHCKELVMDNKAACSLCINRGKEWCKRFGIETNFITDFLPEKSSNESIDKDIISKDMSEYKDVPIDNYVEASTRRYLRRYTIDLSNKKNEKVYNRLFRSGIICVDVAEKIFKNHSFVATIASHPAYIYGGIFMEVSKKNDVPAYSHSGGYRENHIIFGRISNRSPMAQFSDKKIIKKHLSEKISSEENKWVKEHYKNRSEGKTGTDYTKYASNSKKIESDKTKIGLFTNLMWDGSLSAENIVFDSPFKWLETTIDYFSKSNSKKLIIKTHPAEKIRGTKEDVLSWISNRYDLSNEKYSNISVLEPDTDVNPYSLIETLDAGIVYNSTIGLEMAFNEVPVIVVGDTHYRGLGFTYDPNDIKEYKKYIENTEQLKMNKKMTKLAKRYFYFLFNKKHIEFNIHKYDDGEKNIKSKIKKKGITKNSDLNLITSKIISNKPVIKSI